In the genome of Nocardiopsis composta, one region contains:
- a CDS encoding nucleotidyltransferase family protein encodes MTSSSAPVREAVILAGGQATRLRPYTDTRPKAMVEVADRPIIDYQLEWLAGHGVRHAVVSCGYKAEVLREHLAGRTEGPEVTVLVEDEPLGRGGALRYAASGLRDPGAPYFALNGDVLTWFPLDEFTAFHRAKGGLGTLALAQYRTSWGIVEVDDAGSIGGFTQSPLLPFWINAGVYLFEPELTALLPEKGDHESSTFPRLAEEGRLFGYRIDGFWRGVDTVKDVKEAGEQIPELLGRAG; translated from the coding sequence ATGACTTCGAGCAGCGCCCCCGTTCGCGAAGCCGTCATCCTGGCCGGCGGGCAGGCGACCCGCCTGCGCCCCTACACCGACACCCGCCCCAAGGCCATGGTGGAGGTCGCCGACCGGCCGATCATCGACTACCAGCTGGAGTGGCTGGCCGGACACGGCGTGCGGCACGCGGTGGTGTCCTGCGGCTACAAGGCCGAGGTGCTGCGCGAGCATCTGGCCGGGCGCACCGAGGGCCCGGAGGTCACCGTCCTGGTCGAGGACGAGCCGCTGGGCCGCGGCGGGGCGCTCCGCTACGCGGCGTCCGGGCTGCGCGACCCGGGCGCCCCCTACTTCGCGCTCAACGGCGACGTGCTCACCTGGTTCCCGCTGGACGAGTTCACCGCCTTCCACCGGGCCAAGGGCGGCCTGGGCACCCTGGCACTGGCCCAGTACCGGACCAGCTGGGGCATCGTGGAGGTGGACGACGCCGGCTCGATCGGGGGCTTCACGCAGAGCCCGCTGCTGCCGTTCTGGATCAACGCGGGGGTCTACCTCTTCGAGCCGGAGCTCACCGCGCTCCTCCCGGAGAAGGGCGACCACGAGTCCTCCACCTTCCCCCGGCTCGCCGAGGAGGGGCGGCTCTTCGGGTACCGCATCGACGGGTTCTGGCGGGGCGTGGACACCGTCAAGGACGTCAAGGAGGCCGGCGAGCAGATCCCGGAGCTGCTCGGCAGGGCCGGCTGA